A genomic window from Lotus japonicus ecotype B-129 chromosome 1, LjGifu_v1.2 includes:
- the LOC130728682 gene encoding uncharacterized protein LOC130728682: protein MRRRNTEMKKFRVLSSLLLGCLFVIMTVSSVRVSGQEVNTNKLDEVTGITTMSAQKEPFERSGYAHMRKLGFGGKKLTMHHEEITSMDANKDGKGEDGSGSSKISAGKENDGLKKIFRSLQEQNHDHQKHMIMGSKPHLKITKHVIPRSSPKSEQQNSEQPLSTAEKNEAQSVVDAANEVATLMYKDYKGRPSHKPPINNHVPGN from the exons ATGAGGAGAAGAAACACTGAGATGAAGAAGTTCAGAGTGCTCTCAAGCCTTTTACTAGGATGTCTTTTTGTCATCATGACTGTCTCATCAGTAAGAGTTTCAG GTCAGGAAGTGAACACAAACAAGCTTGATGAGGTGACTGGAATTACAACTATGTCTGCTCAAAAG GAACCATTTGAGAGAAGTGGTTATGCTCATATGAGGAAGCTAGGGTTTGGAGGAAAGAAACTGACCATGCATCATGAAGAGATCACAAGTATGGATGCTAATAAGGATGGAAAAGGAGAAGATGGAAGTGGGTCTTCAAAGATTTCAG CCGGTAAGGAGAACGATGGTTTGAAGAAGATTTTCCGAAGCTTACAAGAACAAAATCATGATCATCAG AAGCACATGATAATGGGCTCAAAGCCGCATTTGAAGATCACCAAGCATGTAATTCCAAGGAGTAGCCCAAAGTCTGAACAACAAAATTCTGAACAGCCTCTAAGCACTGCTGAAAAAAATGAAGCCCAAAGTGTTGTGGACGCTGCAAATGAGGTTGCAACCCTGATGTATAAGGATTATAAGGGAAGACCCAGCCACAAGCCACCCATCAATAATCATGTGCCTGGAAATTAA
- the LOC130716816 gene encoding F-box/kelch-repeat protein At3g23880-like yields MPPKLHNNETPSIPDELVTEILSYLPLESLIRFMLVCKTWNSLIYDNLSYLRRRANPRVLSVSNVAPFNVSSLPVKSLLKTPHSEDESHLICTLENRYDVIGSCNGLICLLGTHLYFIGIKWVLFLNPTTRSMSHKTPEVEIDCVGHYGFGYDHVTDTYKVVLLPQKLKIKVFSMGETNWKVTRFSVPYTIINGRVGVHINGTLNWLVSRNNQKFAIMIFSFDLNKEEHVTFSLPDIDRHAVTRLLGVLDGFLCVSYVSCSSGYNLSIWKMKEFGIDDSWTQLLNIRYEDLQSHPGMTNYQCVMMYYQGLRSDFPLCLFDNGDFVMLKERLLCNHRDNRVELLQIPKNINGFNAVSYFESFISAC; encoded by the coding sequence ATGCCTCCAAAGCTGCATAACAATGAGACACCATCAATTCCTGACGAACTTGTCACGGAGATCCTCTCATACCTCCCGTTGGAATCCCTAATACGTTTCATGTTGGTGTGCAAGACATGGAATTCTCTCATCTATGACAACCTCTCATACCTTCGTCGACGTGCCAACCCGCGTGTGCTCTCCGTGTCAAATGTAGCGCCATTCAATGTTTCATCTTTGCCCGTCAAATCCTTGCTCAAAACCCCTCATTCAGAAGACGAATCACATTTGATATGCACATTAGAAAATAGATATGATGTCATAGGTTCCTGCAATGGGTTGATCTGCTTGCTTGGAACTCATCTTTACTTTATTGGAATAAAGTGGGTCCTTTTCTTGAACCCTACCACAAGGTCAATGTCTCACAAGACTCCTGAGGTGGAAATTGATTGTGTGGGCCATTATGGATTCGGCTATGATCATGTGACTGACACCTACAAGGTAGTGTTACTCCCACAAAAGTTGAAGATCAAGGTTTTTAGCATGGGTGAAACTAATTGGAAAGTCACCAGATTTTCTGTACCCTATACTATTATTAATGGTAGAGTTGGAGTTCACATTAACGGGACTCTTAATTGGTTAGTCTCTAGAAATAATCAGAAATTCGCAATCATGATTTTTTCATTTGATTTGAATAAAGAGGAGCACGTGACATTCTCGCTGCCTGATATTGATAGGCATGCCGTGACCCGTTTACTTGGAGTTTTGGATGGGTTTCTATGTGTTTCTTACGTTAGTTGCTCCTCGGGCTATAATTTAagtatttggaaaatgaaagAGTTTGGAATTGATGACTCTTGGACTCAATTGCTCAACATTCGTTATGAAGATCTTCAATCTCATCCCGGGATGACGAATTATCAATGTGTCATGATGTATTATCAAGGTCTTCGCAGTGATTTTCCTCTGTGCTTATTCGACAATGGTGATTTCGTGATGCTCAAGGAGCGGCTCCTCTGTAACCATAGAGACAATAGAGTGGAACTTCTCCAAATTCCTAAAAACATAAATGGATTCAATGCAGTGAGTTACTTTGAAAGCTTTATTTCAGCTTGTTAA
- the LOC130716819 gene encoding F-box/kelch-repeat protein At3g23880-like: MNEQQQCSTESPYLFSYLPGELIPAILVRLPVRSLLRFKSVCKSWHSLISDPKFGKSHYDLAAAPTHRCLTKGNESEIESIDVDAASLHNSESCVVNLKLPLPPPRMEYRSYGLDPFIDVEFVGSCRGFVLVAYPLGDVFVWNPSTGEQRRIADDHDGMIDMCSIGFGYDRSTDDYLLVLMQVIHLNFYDTYPDQVANDHTIIRIFSMKTNSWFDQEGTYAQYVDMGCAYLKIAAFLNDALHWLVTSYETKLHVIIAFHLVQRNLSEIPLPQVLVTRLENNFLYYLRVIGECLSLCYPGNTDSTAEIWMMKDYKVQTSWTKLFIFSTCNIPRDVIHPICFTKHGELFCSYGSGGLMIVDDKGWQLLDESTKWPEPHMMFGEERECILPCGLYRESLLSLPNDFQQANENDQLMISLVETNEDDK, encoded by the coding sequence ATGAACGAACAACAACAATGTAGCACGGAGAGCCCCTATCTCTTCTCCTATCTCCCTGGCGAGTTGATTCCAGCGATTTTGGTGAGGTTACCAGTTCGATCTCTGCTCCGTTTCAAATCAGTGTGCAAATCGTGGCATTCTCTCATTTCCGATCCCAAATTTGGTAAATCTCACTATGACCTAGCTGCTGCACCCACCCATCGATGTCTTACAAAAGGTAATGAATCTGAAATTGAGTCCATAGATGTAGATGCAGCATCACTTCACAATTCTGAATCTTGTGTAGTAAACCTCAAACTTCCGCTTCCACCACCCCGTATGGAATATAGGTCTTATGGTCTTGACCCCTTTATCGATGTTGAGTTTGTGGGTTCTTGTAGAGGGTTTGTTCTTGTAGCCTATCCACTGGGTGATGTTTTTGTATGGAATCCATCAACCGGTGAGCAGAGAAGAATTGCAGACGACCATGATGGGATGATTGATATGTGTTCAATTGGTTTTGGGTATGACAGATCAACAGATGACTACTTGCTCGTGCTTATGCAAGTGATTCATTTGAACTTTTATGATACCTATCCAGACCAAGTAGCTAATGATCATACAATTATTCGCATTTTTTCCATGAAAACAAATTCTTGGTTTGATCAGGAGGGTACTTATGCTCAATATGTGGATATGGGTTGTGCTTATCTCAAAATTGCGGCCTTCTTGAACGACGCCCTACATTGGTTGGTTACCTCTTATGAAACCAAACTTCATGTAATTATTGCCTTTCATTTGGTGCAACGGAATTTGTCAGAAATTCCTTTGCCACAAGTTTTAGTCACGAGattagaaaataattttttgtattatttGAGGGTCATAGGAGAATGTCTCAGCCTATGTTACCCGGGTAACACAGATTCAACGGCTGAGATATGGATGATGAAAGACTATAAAGTGCAGACATCTTGGACtaagttatttattttttctactTGCAACATTCCCCGCGATGTCATTCATCCAATATGTTTCACCAAACatggtgaattgttttgttcATACGGCTCTGGAGGATTAATGATAGTTGATGACAAAGGATGGCAGCTTCTTGATGAGAGCACAAAATGGCCCGAACCCCATATGATGTTTGGTGAGGAAAGAGAGTGTATACTACCCTGTGGTTTGTATAGAGAGAGTTTACTATCACTCCCTAATGACTTTCAGCAAGCGAATGAAAATGACCAGCTGATGATTTCCTTGGTGGAGACAAATGAAGATGACAAATAG